From Ovis aries strain OAR_USU_Benz2616 breed Rambouillet chromosome 21, ARS-UI_Ramb_v3.0, whole genome shotgun sequence, a single genomic window includes:
- the IGF2 gene encoding insulin-like growth factor II preproprotein, which yields MGITAGKSMLALLAFLAFASCCYAAYRPSETLCGGELVDTLQFVCGDRGFYFSRPSSRINRRSRGIVEECCFRSCDLALLETYCAAPAKSERDVSASTTVLPDDFTAYPVGKFFQSDTWKQSTQRLRRGLPAFLRARRGRTLAKELEALREAKSHRPLIALPTQDPATHGGASSEASSD from the exons ATGGGGATCACAGCAGGAAAGTCGATGCTGGCGCTTCTTGCCTTCTTGGCCTTCGCCTCGTGCTGCTATGCTGCTTACCGCCCCAGCGAGACTCTGTGCGGCGGGGAGCTGGTGGACACCCTCCAGTTTGTCTGTGGGGACCGCGGCTTCTACTTCA GCCGACCATCCAGCCGCATAAACCGACGCAGCCGTGGCATCGTGGAAGAGTGTTGCTTCCGAAGCTGCGACCTGGCCCTGCTGGAGACTTACTGTGCCGCCCCCGCCAAGTCCGAGAGGGATGTGTCTGCCTCTACGACCGTGCTTCCG GACGACTTCACAGCATACCCCGTGGGCAAGTTCTTCCAATCTGACACCTGGAAGCAGTCCACCCAGCGCCTGCGCAGGGGCCTGCCCGCTTTCCTGCGAGCACGCCGGGGTCGCACGCTCGCCAAGGAGCTGGAGGCGCTCAGAGAGGCCAAGAGTCACCGTCCGCTGATCGCCCTGCCTACCCAGGACCCTGCCACCCACGGGGGCGCCTCTTCCGAGGCATCCAGCGATTAG
- the IGF2 gene encoding insulin-like growth factor II isoform X1, with product MVSPDPQMTVVAPGAEPESTQVQRIEDGGTIIRIFWVGPKGELLRRTPVSSAIQTSMGITAGKSMLALLAFLAFASCCYAAYRPSETLCGGELVDTLQFVCGDRGFYFSRPSSRINRRSRGIVEECCFRSCDLALLETYCAAPAKSERDVSASTTVLPDDFTAYPVGKFFQSDTWKQSTQRLRRGLPAFLRARRGRTLAKELEALREAKSHRPLIALPTQDPATHGGASSEASSD from the exons ATGGTTTCCCCAGACCCTCAAATGACCGTGGTGGCCCCCGGGGCTGAACCCGAATCTACGCAAGTCCAACGCATAGAGGACGGGGGAACCATTATCCGGATATTTTGGGTGGGCCCCAAAGGCGAGCTGCTTAGACGCACCCCGGTGAGCTCGGCCATTCAG ACATCAATGGGGATCACAGCAGGAAAGTCGATGCTGGCGCTTCTTGCCTTCTTGGCCTTCGCCTCGTGCTGCTATGCTGCTTACCGCCCCAGCGAGACTCTGTGCGGCGGGGAGCTGGTGGACACCCTCCAGTTTGTCTGTGGGGACCGCGGCTTCTACTTCA GCCGACCATCCAGCCGCATAAACCGACGCAGCCGTGGCATCGTGGAAGAGTGTTGCTTCCGAAGCTGCGACCTGGCCCTGCTGGAGACTTACTGTGCCGCCCCCGCCAAGTCCGAGAGGGATGTGTCTGCCTCTACGACCGTGCTTCCG GACGACTTCACAGCATACCCCGTGGGCAAGTTCTTCCAATCTGACACCTGGAAGCAGTCCACCCAGCGCCTGCGCAGGGGCCTGCCCGCTTTCCTGCGAGCACGCCGGGGTCGCACGCTCGCCAAGGAGCTGGAGGCGCTCAGAGAGGCCAAGAGTCACCGTCCGCTGATCGCCCTGCCTACCCAGGACCCTGCCACCCACGGGGGCGCCTCTTCCGAGGCATCCAGCGATTAG